A window from Dioscorea cayenensis subsp. rotundata cultivar TDr96_F1 chromosome 10, TDr96_F1_v2_PseudoChromosome.rev07_lg8_w22 25.fasta, whole genome shotgun sequence encodes these proteins:
- the LOC120270209 gene encoding LOW QUALITY PROTEIN: probable phosphoribosylformylglycinamidine synthase, chloroplastic/mitochondrial (The sequence of the model RefSeq protein was modified relative to this genomic sequence to represent the inferred CDS: inserted 2 bases in 1 codon; deleted 2 bases in 2 codons; substituted 1 base at 1 genomic stop codon), which produces MVPKSIAEAEGGSGADVGVRSRRLRLRLHRLPQLVEPSSLSSSSAVISSFPLRSSPLLSSPLLLSLIPPLPSPPRTPAVQSKALTKSFLIEEFLLFPIKSNPKAVVSSDTEISVGGESDVLKTVSXDIIHFFRYPLIQESATVELLKKIQQKISSNIIGLKTEQCFNIGLKSELSTEKIDILKWLLKETFEPENLQSKSFLEKEIHQAMPTVLIEVGPRMSFTTAWSANALSICQACTLTEVTRMERSRRYLLYLRAGSNPLEDNQINEFASIVHDRMTECVYPKKLTSFSSTIVPEAVSFVPVIEHGREALEDINMKMGLAFDEHDIQYYTSQFKDDIKRNPTTVELFDIAQSNSEHSMHWFFNGKLVIDRQQMDMTLMQIVKSTLRANPNNFVICFKDNSSAIKGFPVNSLRPTSPGSTSPLCRIIRDLDILFTAETHNFPCAVAPYPGAETGARGCIRDTHATGKGSFVVASTTGYCVGSLLIEGSYAPWEDPYLVYPSNLASPLQILIDASNGASDYGNKFGEPLIQDFTRTFGMKLSNGERREWLKPIMFSAGIGQIDHSHISKGELEIGMLVVKIGGPAYRIGMGGGAASSMVSGQNDEDLDFNAVQRGDAEMAQKLYRVIRACAEMGESNPIISIHDQGAGGNCNVVKEIIYPEGAEIDIRAIVVGDHTLSVLEIWGAEYQEQDALLVKPESHSLLQNICERERVSMEVLGIISGSGRVVLVDSSAIEQCQSSGLPVPPSVVDLELEKVLGDMPQKCFQFKCTPPVLEPVDIAPGTTLIHSLKRVLRVPSVCLKRFLTTKVDRCVTGLVAQQQTVGPLQIPLADVSVIAQTYTDLIGGACAIREQPIKGLINPKSMARLAVGEALTNLVWAKVTSLGDVKASGNWMYAAKLDGEGVAMYDAATALSEAMIELGIVIDGGKDSLSMTTHAGGQVVKAPGNLVISAYVTCPDITLTVTPDLKLGDNGVLLHIDLAKGRRRLGGSALLQSFDQIGNDCPDLDDVSYLKKVFNVVQELLGEKLISAGHDISDGGFLVCILEMAIAGNCGVELNLSFGLVIEVSSKNVDVVKQKLEAAGVSSEIIGNVTASQMIDLSVYDAVQLKEEMPHLRDLWEETSFHLEGFQRLASCVELEKKGLKSRHTPLWELSFTPKFTDEVFMSATLKPKVAIIREEGSNGDREMSAACYATGFEPWDITMSDLLSGKITLDNFRGIIFVGGFSYADVLDSAKGWSASIRFNQPLLQQFQKFYNRLDTFSLDVCNGCXLMALLGWVPGAEVGGSLGAGGDTSQPRFIHNELGRFECRFTSVQIGESSAIMFKGMQGSTLGVWSAHGEGRAFFPDDEVLNRILKSDLALVRYCDDTGSVTELYPFNPNGSPLGIAALCSLDGRHLAMMPHPERCFMMWQFPWYPEEWEVDQKGPSPWLRMFQNAREWCS; this is translated from the exons atggtgcctaagtcgatAGCGGaagcggagggaggaagcggtgcTGACGtaggggttcgatctcgccgtcttcgtcttcgtcttcatcgtcttccacAGCTAGTCGAgccctcatctctttcatcttcttc CGCCGTAATCTCCTCATTTCCTCTTCGCTcttctcctctcctctcctctcctctcctcctCTCCCTCATTCCCCCATTGCCCTCTCCACCGCGCACACCAGCTGTTCAATCAAAAGCCTTAACCAAG TCGTTCCTGATAGAAGAATTTCTTCTGTTTCCAATAAAGTCCAACCCAAAAGCCGTGGTTTCAAGTGACACAGAGATTTCAGTCGGTGGAGAATCTGATGTACTGAAAACAGTATC TGATATTATCCACTTCTTCCGCTATCCACTAATTCAAGAAAGTGCAACTGTTGAACTTCTTAAGAAGATCCAGCAAAAAATTTCTAGCAATATTATTGGTTTAAAAACTGAGCAATGCTTTAATATTGGACTTAAATCTGAGTTGTCCACAGAAAAAATAGACATACTGAAGTGGCTTCTGAAGGAGACATTTGAGCCAGAAAATTTGCAGTCAAAAAGTTTTCTTGAGAAAGAGATCCACCAAGCCATGCCTACTGTATTGATTGAGGTTGGACCACGCATGTCTTTCACCACAGCTTGGTCAGCAAATGCTTTGTCTATTTGCCAAGCATGCACGCTAACAGAGGTAACCAGGATGGAGAGATCAAGAAGATACCTTCTGTACCTACGGGCTGGAAGCAATCCACTGGAGGACAACCAAATTAATGAGTTTGCATCAATTGTTCATGATAGGATGACGGAGTGTGTTTATCCCAAGAAGCTCACATCATTTAGCTCGACCATTGTTCCAGAAGCAGTTAGTTTTGTTCCGGTCATTGAACATGGAAGGGAGGCTCTGGAGGATATTAATATGAAAATGGGTCTTGCATTTGATGAGCATGACATTCAGTACTACACAAGCCAATTTAAAGATGATATAAAGCGTAACCCAACAACAGTTGAACTCTTTGATATTGCTCAGTCAAATAGTGAGCATAGCATGCATTGGTTTTTCAATGGAAAGCTTGTTATAGATAGGCAGCAGATGGATATGACTCTCATGCAGATTGTTAAGAGCACTTTGAGGGCAAATCCAAACAACTTTGTTATTTGTTTCAAGGACAATTCAAGTGCTATTAAGGGTTTCCCTGTCAATTCATTACGCCCGACATCACCTGGCTCCACATCTCCTTTATGCAGAATAATACGTGAccttgatattttatttactgCTGAAACACATAATTTTCCGTGTGCTGTTGCTCCTTATCCTGGTGCAGAAACTGGTGCCAGGGGTTGCATTAGGGACACACATGCGACGGGTAAAGGATCCTTTGTTGTTGCTTCAACAACTGGCTATTGTGTTGGCAGCCTTCTTATTGAAGGTTCATATGCTCCTTGGGAAGATCCATATTTGGTGTATCCATCCAACTTGGCTTCTCCTCTGCAAATCTTGATTGATGCAAGTAATGGGGCATCAGACTAT GGGAACAAATTTGGAGAACCTTTAATCCAAGATTTTACAAGAACATTTGGAATGAAACTGTCTAATGGAGAAAGGCGTGAATGGTTGAAACCAATTATGTTCAGTGCAGGTATTGGGCAGATTGATCACTCTCATATATCAAAAGGTGAGCTAGAAATAGGAATGCTGGTTGTGAAAATTGGAGGTCCGGCATATCGAATCGGAATGGGTGGTGGTGCTGCTTCAAGCATGGTTAGTGGGCAAAATGATGAAGATTTAGATTTCAATGCTGTCCAACGTGGAGATGCTGAGATGGCACAGAAACTGTATCGTGTCATCCGTGCATGTGCTGAAATGGGAGAAAGCAACCCAATCATCAGCATTCATGATCAAGGTGCTGGTGGTAATTGTAATGTAGTCAAGGAGATTATTTATCCCGAAGGTGCTGAAATTGACATCCGAGCTATAGTAGTTGGTGATCATACATTATCAGTACTAGAAATTTGGGGTGCTGAGTATCAGGAACAGGATGCTCTCTTGGTGAAACCTGAAAGTCATAGCTTGCTGCAAAACATATGTGAAAGAGAAAGAGTATCTATGGAAGTT TTGGGAATAATCAGTGGCAGCGGACGAGTTGTACTAGTAGATAGCTCAGCTATTGAACAATGCCAATCTAGTGGACTCCCTGTTCCGCCTTCAGTTGtggatcttgaacttgaaaagGTACTTGGTGACATGCCTCAGAAATGCTTTCAATTTAAATGCACGCCACCAGTTCTGGAGCCTGTTGACATTGCCCCTGGGACCACGTTAATACACTCACTGAAGCGGGTTTTGAGGGTTCCTTCAGTTTGCTTAAAACGCTTCTTGACAACAAAAGTTGACAGATGTGTAACAGGGCTTGTGGCTCAGCAACAGACAGTTGGACCCTTACAAATTCCGCTTGCTGATGTATCTGTTATCGCTCAGACATACACTGATCTGATAGGTGGCGCTTGTGCCATTAGAGAGCAGCCTATCAAAGGTCTTATAAATCCAAAATCTATGGCGCGACTTGCAGTTGGTGAAGCATTAACCAATCTTGTTTGGGCTAAAGTTACATCTCTTGGTGATGTCAAAGCGAGTGGTAACTGGATGTATGCAGCAAAGCTTGACGGGGAGGGAGTAGCTATGTATGATGCTGCTACAGCCCTTTCAGAAGCTATGATTGAGCTGGGCATAGTGATAGATGGGGGAAAAGACAGTCTCTCTATGACAACTCACGCTGGTGGTCAGGTTGTCAAGGCTCCCGGAAATCTTGTTATCAGTGCCTATGTTACTTGTCCTGACATAACATTGACAGTGACTCCAGACTTGAAGCTGGGAGATAATGGTGTTCTATTGCATATTGATCTGGCAAAAGGAAGACGACGATTAGGTGGTTCTGCTCTTCTGCAGTCATTTGACCAAATTGGAAATGATTGCCCTGACCTTGATGATGTTTCTTACCTGAAGAAGGTTTTCAATGTTGTTCAAGAACTATTGGGTGAAAAATTGATCTCTGCTGGTCATGATATCAGTGATGGCGGGTTCTTAGTCTGTATTCTTGAAATGGCAATTGCTGGGAACTGTGGAGTGGAACTGAACCTGAGCTTTGGTCTTGTTATTGAGGTTAGCTCGAAGAATGTAGATGTGGTCAAACAAAAGCTGGAAGCTGCTGGTGTTTCTAGTGAGATCATCGGCAATGTTACTGCATCACAGATGATTGACTTATCAGTTTACGATGCAGTTCAATTGAAGGAAGAAATGCCTCATCTCAGGGATTTGTGGGAAGAAACTAGTTTCCATTTGGAGGGATTTCAAAGGTTAGCTTCCTGTGTAGAACTGGAGAAGAAAGGTTTGAAGAGCAGGCACACTCCACTGTGGGAACTCTCCTTTACACCAAAATTTACTGATGAGGTATTTATGTCTGCTACTTTGAAGCCTAAAGTAGCTATTATTCGCGAGGAAGGGAGCAATGGAGATAGAGAAATGTCCGCAGCATGCTATGCTACAGGGTTTGAACCGTGGGACATCACAATGTCTGACCTCTTGAGTGGTAAAATTACATTGGATAACTTCCGTGGAATCATCTTCGTTGGAGGATTTAGTTATGCCGATGTATTGGATTCAGCAAAAGGTTGGTCTGCATCAATAAGGTTCAACCAGCCTTTACTACAGCAGTTCCAAAAGTTCTACAACAGGCTTGATACTTTCAGTCTCGATGTTTGCAACGGGTGTTAGCTCATGGCGCTTCTTGGATGGGTACCGGGGGCTGAAGTCGGTGGTTCTTTAGGTGCTGGTGGAGACACATCGCAACCGAGATTCATTCACAATGAATTAGGTCGTTTTGAATGTCGCTTCACCAGTGTGCAGATCGGAGAATCTTCGGCTATTATGTTCAAGGGAATGCAAGGTAGTACATTGGGTGTTTGGTCTGCTCACGGTGAAGGGAGAGCATTCTTTCCTGACGATGAAGTCCTAAATCGTATTCTGAAGTCTGATTTAGCACTTGTTCGATACTGCGATGACACCGGGAGTGTGACCGAACTCTATCCTTTCAATCCAAATGGCTCGCCGCTCGGCATTGCAGCTCTTTGTTCTCTTGATGGACGGCATCTTGCGATGATGCCGCACCCGGAACGATGCTTCATGATGTGGCAATTTCCATGGTATCCAGAAGAATGGGAAGTTGATCAGAAAGGGCCTAGTCCTTGGTTAAGAATGTTTCAGAATGCAAGAGAATGGTGCTCTTGA
- the LOC120270523 gene encoding uncharacterized protein LOC120270523: MAPAQASIVVEQEKKSELAVKDEPKDANEDSFGGLTKVDECLEDVEVDVLESVDGDDLELFQGEDLDPDATEHSSSFGDTLSGSDNELCSSSGDMEVDSGMRAMEQQTLSNGFQRLFRKKKLSDHWRNFIRPLTWRCEWIELRMSELYSQAQKYDKELVKYLHKKQLRSTMVELDGSVSRAVPLACLNCQKQAMKRRRRKRNEDTVDISSYMSHHNLFSYYENKRSDMNCYSIADDCGDPVDQKNISRDAFETLNEWLMLGGKDTTQEQILLNIEAVHARIRKVKVRLEDLMKANNQELPLSQEFVGPGNLSNSVARSLYSSPGHNEDALLHETPHTPKNHVPEYESDVVWPGSTVSSYGDDIVENTMDLFSAAHSDQHFVDSCKDSIDEVLIHNQAAEEDQQNFDVGNAKEQSPEQVKERSRVFLIPGRECKPSSFW; encoded by the exons ATGGCACCCGCTCAGGCATCGATTGTTGTCGAACAAGAGAAAAAATCCGAGCTTGCAGTCAAGGATGAGCCCAAAGATGCGAATGAGGATTCTTTTGGTGGTCTGACGAAGGTGGACGAGTGTTTGGAGGATGTAGAAGTTGATGTTCTTGAATCTGTTGATGGGGATGATTTGGAGCTTTTTCAAGGTGAGGATTTGGACCCTGATGCTACTGAGCATTCAAGCTCCTTTGGGGACACACTATCAGGGTCAGACAATGAGCTTTGTTCAAGCTCAGGTGATATGGAAGTGGATTCAGGAATGCGTGCCATGGAGCAGCAAACTCTTTCCAATGGATTCCAAAGGCTTTTCAG GAAGAAAAAATTAAGTGATCATTGGAGAAACTTTATACGTCCTCTTACGTGGAGGTGTGAATGGATAGAATTACGAATGAGTGAATTATActctcaagctcaaaagtatgATAAGGAACTAGTGAAATATCTGCATAAAAAGCAGTTAAGATCAACAATGGTTGAATTAGATGGTTCCGTGTCTAGGGCAGTTCCCTTGGCTTGTCTTAACTGCCAAAAACAAGCaatgaagaggagaagaaggaaaaggaaTGAAGACACAGTTGACATTTCATCATATATGTCACACCACAATTTATTCTCCTATTATG AAAACAAAAGATCGGACATGAACTGTTATTCCATTGCTGATGATTGCGGTGATCCAG TTGACCAGAAAAACATAAGCAGAGATGCTTTTGAAACTCTTAATGAGTGGTTAATGTTAGGAGGTAAGGATACAACTCAGGAGCAAATTCTGTTGAATATCGAAGCTGTTCATGCCCGTATTCGTAAGGTGAAGGTTCGGCTTGAAGATTTGATGAAGGCCAACAATCAGGAGCTGCCTTTGAGCCAAGAATTTGTTGGCCCAGGAAACCTATCTAATAGTGTTGCTAGAAGTCTTTATAGTTCTCCTGGACATAATGAAGACGCATTGTTGCATGAAACACCACATACTCCGAAAAACCATGTGCCTGAGTATGAGTCGGATGTCGTTTGGCCAGGTAGCACTGTATCAAGCTATGGAGATGACATTGTTGAAAACACTATGGACTTATTTTCTGCTGCGCACTCAGATCAACATTTTGTAGACTCATGCAAAGAT AGCATTGATGAAGTTTTGATACACAACCAGGCAGCTGAGGAAGATCAACAGAACTTCGATGTCGGTAATGCAAAGGAACAAAGTCCAGAGCAGGTAAAGGAAAGAAGCCGAGTCTTCCTCATCCCAGGAAGGGAGTGCAAACCCAGCAGCTTCTGGTAA
- the LOC120270524 gene encoding LOW QUALITY PROTEIN: F-box/kelch-repeat protein At2g44130-like (The sequence of the model RefSeq protein was modified relative to this genomic sequence to represent the inferred CDS: deleted 2 bases in 1 codon) codes for MNGCDEEKVLIPGLPEDIALDCLARVPHRFHQGLRPVCRRWCQLVTSPEFYLHRERIGTAEDLIFLVQARPVEKVEGGVDLVTAGESKAEFRLPRCSLVAYNVTMDVWGRVGEVPVFARAAAAEGKVVVMGGWDPESLEPMREVGVVDPVTGRRRVGKAMTTARSFFAAAAMDGRVFVAGGHDSQKNALKTAEAYDVEMDDWVELPAMEEERDECQGAVVGGKFWAVSGYRTEGQGRFDPMAECYDPATEGWIKVEGIWEEGGGAPSAAFFAAAEGERLGYVDGRGAREYEKGWKGAVAGPEGMRAVAVAAATGERVFAMGTEVDGRGHVGWVLEKWEVETGSDA; via the exons ATGAACGGTTGTGATGAGGAGAAGGTGTTGATCCCGGGGTTGCCGGAAGACATAGCGTTGGATTGCTTGGCAAGAGTGCCGCACCGATTTCACCAGGGATTGCGACCAGTTTGCCGACGCTGGTGCCAGCTTGTAACGTCACCGGAGTTTTATCTTCACCGTGAGCGAATCGGCACCGCGGAGGACCTTATCTTTTTGGTTCAAGCGCGGCCGGTGGAGAAGGTTGAAGGAGGGGTGGATCTGGTCACCGCCGGGGAGAGTAAGGCGGAGTTTCGGTTGCCGAGATGCTCGTTGGTGGCGTACAACGTGACGATGGATGTGTGGGGGAGGGTGGGA GAGGTGCCGGTGTTTGCTAGGGCGGCGGCGGCGGAGGGGAAGGTGGTGGTGATGGGGGGTTGGGATCCGGAGTCGCTGGAGCCGATGAGGGAGGTTGGGGTGGTGGATCCGGTGACGGGGAGACGGAGGGTGGGGAAAGCTATGACGACGGCGAGGTCGTTCTTTGCTGCGGCGGCGATGGATGGGAGGGTTTTCGTGGCCGGAGGGCATGATTCGCAGAAGAACGCGTTGAAGACGGCGGAGGCGTATGATGTGGAGATGGATGATTGGGTGGAGTTGCCGGCGATGGAGGAGGAGAGGGATGAGTGTCAGGGAGCGGTGGTTGGGGGGAAGTTCTGGGCGGTGAGTGGGTATCGGACGGAGGGGCAGGGGAGGTTCGATCCGATGGCGGAGTGCTACGATCCGGCGACGGAGGGGTGGATCAAGGTTGAAGGGATCTGGGAGGAGGGTGGTGGTGCGCCGAGCGCGGCGTTCTTCGCGGCGGCGGAGGGGGAGAGGCTTGGGTACGTGGATGGGAGGGGGGCGAGGGAGTATGAGAAAGGGTGGAAAGGGGCGGTGGCCGGGCCGGAGGGGATGAgggcggtggcggtggcggcggCGACGGGGGAGAGGGTTTTCGCGATGGGGACGGAGGTTGATGGGCGAGGACATGTGGGTTGGGTTTTGGAGAAATGGGAAGTGGAGACGGGTTCGGATGCTTAA
- the LOC120270917 gene encoding LOW QUALITY PROTEIN: glyoxylate/succinic semialdehyde reductase 1-like (The sequence of the model RefSeq protein was modified relative to this genomic sequence to represent the inferred CDS: deleted 1 base in 1 codon), translated as MEIGFLGLGIMGKAMAVNLLRHGFKVTVWNRTLSKCEELAAEGASIGETPAAVIKKCKYTIAMLSDPSAALSVVFDKDGVLEVICDGKGYIDMSTVDPDTSLKISEAIEHKGGYFLEAPVSGSKKPAEDGQLVILAAGKKELYEEIIPAFDVLGKKSFYLGQVGNGAKMKLVVNMIMGSMMNAFSEGLCLADRSGLNCQTLLDVLDLGGIANPMFKMKGPTMLQSSYSPAFPLKHQQKDMRLALALGDENAVSMPVAAAANEAFKKARSLGLGDLDFSAVYEAVKVAEGSASGTK; from the exons atggagattGGTTTCTTGGGTTTGGGCATCATGGGAAAGGCCATGGCAGTCAACCTCCTTCGTCATGGCTTCAAAGTCACCGTCTGGAACCGCACACTCTCCAAG TGTGAGGAGTTGGCAGCAGAAGGTGCATCTATTGGAGAAACGCCAGCAGCTGTAATAAAAAAGTGCAAGTATACCATTGCGATGCTATCTGATCCCAGTGCTGCTCTTTCT GTAGTTTTTGACAAAGATGGAGTTCTTGAGGTAATTTGCGATGGA AAGGGCTACATTGACATGTCAACCGTTGATCCTGATACTTCATTGAAGATCAGTGAG GCAATTGAACATAAGGGTGGATATTTCCTTGAAGCCCCTGTCTCTGGTAGTAAAAAACCTGCTGAAGATGGTCAGCTGGTTATCCTTGCTGCTGGAAAGAAG GAATTATACGAAGAAATTATTCCAGCCTTTGATGTGTTAGGAAAGAAGTCTTTCTATTTAGGTCAAGTTGGAAATGGAGCAAAAATGAAGCTCGTCGTAAACATGATTATGGGCAG TATGATGAATGCTTTTTCCGAGGGGCTTTGTCTGGCAGACAGAAGCGGACTGAACTGCCAGACACTTCTGGATGTACTG GATCTGGGTGGCATTGCTAATCCAATGTTCAAGATGAAAGGCCCTACTATGTTACAGAGTAGTTACTCTCCGGCATTCCCTCTAAAACACCAGCAGAAGGATATGAGACTAGCACTTGCTCTTGGTGATGAAAATGCAGTGTCAATgcctgttgctgctgctgccaACGAG GCATTTAAGAAAGCCAGAAGCCTGGGACTTGGAGACCTTGATTTCTCAGCAGTGTATGAAGCTGTGAAGGTGGCAGAGGGCTCAGCAAGTGGTACTAAATAA